The Panthera uncia isolate 11264 chromosome C1 unlocalized genomic scaffold, Puncia_PCG_1.0 HiC_scaffold_3, whole genome shotgun sequence genome includes a region encoding these proteins:
- the LOC125911449 gene encoding uncharacterized protein LOC125911449 — MRILTRAHSIAVFPLRYPENPPGQNFVKFGTHLKEGTEAERDPRTRNPLHPVFTRLSPLLPASQRRAPYLQDQYKPSALSWKRAFQDTPCEHLWLENQLGQDSRSCPVSSCLTADSVSFSTEEVPVPTECKSEHSPENLQEEPQGTGPAPNDADVSDRQKHLQDISVEAGNQTSNYGSKYILSEKRKPPVRAKFPHHSSNSGTQVWNRDWMGCCKVSDCSDTPEITLKSSATDTSKELEDVMVLDPQGTKSALPEFSETRAAPVSRCSGGDECHQGLAGGAWPSPEGLKLGPKVETSRGRCTLIIVAVEQKGLQATRRKTGPLPETLSEFLEEKPGSPCGAGTTSWESPRAGKPQTCGSECALPEASRLADDDGTLQKGAHDAELAIVLVPEAASEERPRDKDTCSQEPAQARLSRGEAAEEKPPGARWIPGFGTHRAQAARPPAPGPEDAHGAQGLHPETGSLAGGTEAAQMGSEAPASACAHAPPPPPPQGQPRRPCKALQEPGKRRTVPRVTSLRKGRSASDSPGVEPGAQGPGRLQPTRPAPPGASAPTAGSSGLEELRADGRGPAAYWPLQVGAGATLKTISRGAGGEAAGLRKGDHVATPEDLGSRTPSSERADAKRLKTPEKRLRARLALAHKTFANFFESKVLEKENTDECCPGALKGRKEKSRPRQSSWRAFLKNKDVEAPKRPAVVSLVPGPEILNLLRPSPPGTNSHCQEQAEDKESCVFGDHWPPPHAPTPLSSSNLVSPDNRRKSEPTIKCTSPQESGRYLTSGIFPEKSWLMSPTSPCAQQTGISRTLPSSSACCLAYGSQGMPSKPMSPKPRNPRPGAHRADFHYPGRSSAVSMVSLGSYMDVDNSSEASERPRTPKAPASLLLSLQTLDQDDQKEESRKRGWHHHGLSTAPSLMDLPGTEVSSLCFAPTSKCKKLHGKCSKVRGEVKQEGQSAFCGEGTTHTPRWLNPNQHSV, encoded by the coding sequence atgagGATACTGACTAGGGCCCACTCCATAGCAGTGTTTCCCTTAAGATACCCTGAGAATCCTCCAGGGCAGAATTTTGTGAAATTTGGGACTCATTTGAAGGAAGGGACTGAAGCAGAACGAGACCCAAGAACACGAAACCCTCTCCACCCTGTCTTCACCCGACTGTCTCCTTTACTTCCTGCTTCCCAGAGGAGGGCCCCTTATTTGCAGGATCAGTATAAACCCAGTGCTCTTAGCTGGAAAAGGGCCTTTCAGGACACACCCTGTGAACATCTCTGGCTGGAAAACCAGTTGGGACAGGATTCTAGATCCTGCCCAGTCTCTTCATGCCTTACTGCAGACTCCGTGAGCTttagcacagaggaagtgccagTGCCCACAGAGTGCAAGTCGGAACATAGCCCAGAAAACCTACAAGAGGAACCCCAAGGCACTGGCCCTGCACCAAACGATGCTGATGTGAGTGACAGACAAAAGCACCTTCAGGACATTTCTGTTGAGGCAGGAAACCAAACCAGTAATTACGGATCAAAGTACATTCTCAGTGAGAAAAGAAAGCCACCTGTTAGGGCCAAGTTCCCACATCATTCCAGCAATAGCGGGACACAGGTGTGGAACAGAGACTGGATGGGTTGCTGCAAAGTGAGTGATTGTTCAGATACTCCAGAGATCACCCTGAAATCAAGTGCAACAGACACCTCAAAGGAGCTGGAAGATGTGATGGTTCTAGACCCCCAAGGCACCAAAAGTGCCTTGCCGGAATTTTCAGAAACCAGAGCAGCCCCTGTGTCTCGTTGCAGTGGTGGGGATGAGTGCCACCAGGGGCTGGCAGGTGGTGCCTGGCCCTCTCCTGAGGGCCTGAAGCTAGGGCCCAAGGTGGAAACATCTAGGGGCAGGTGCACACTCATCATTGTAGCTGTTGAGCAGAAAGGTCTGCAGGCCACCAGGAGGAAAACAGGTCCTCTTCCAGAAACACTGTCCGAATTTCTGGAGGAAAAACCAGGATCTCCCTGCGGTGCTGGGACGACCTCCTGGGAGTCTCCCAGGGCTGGGAAACCACAAACTTGCGGCAGTGAGTGTGCGCTGCCGGAGGCCAGCAGACTGGCAGACGACGATGGGACTCTTCAGAAGGGGGCCCACGACGCAGAGCTTGCGATAGTTCTGGTCCCCGAAGCTGCCTCGGAAGAGAGGCCCCGGGACAAAGACACTTGTTCCCAGGAGCCTGCCCAGGCCCGgctgagcaggggtgaggctgcCGAAGAGAAACCGCCTGGGGCAAGGTGGATCCCCGGTTTTGGGACACACAGGGCACAGGCTGCTAGGCCTCCCGCCCCCGGGCCTGAAGATGCTCACGGGGCCCAGGGCCTTCACCCCGAGACGGGGAGCCTGGCGGGTGGGACGGAGGCAGCGCAGATGGGTTCGGAAGCCCCAGCCTCTGCCTGCGCCCACGcacccccgccgccgccgccgcagggCCAGCCCCGCCGCCCCTGCAAGGCCTTGCAGGAGCCCGGGAAGCGCCGGACGGTTCCCAGAGTGACCTCCCTCAGGAAAGGCAGGTCCGCTTCCGACAGCCCAGGCGTGGAGCCCGGCGCGCAGGGACCCGGGCGTCTGCAGCCCACTCGCCCCGCTCCACCCGGTGCCTCCGCCCCGACCGCGGGTTCTTCGGGCCTTGAGGAACTGCGTGCAGACGGTCGGGGCCCTGCGGCCTATTGGCCGCTCCAAGTGGGCGCGGGCGCAACTCTGAAGACCATTTCCCGGGGCGCAGGTGGGGAAGCTGCAGGGCTAAGGAAAGGGGACCATGTGGCAACACCAGAGGACCTGGGCAGCAGGACACCGTCCTCAGAAAGGGCTGATGCCAAGAGACTCAAAACTCCAGAGAAAAGGCTCAGGGCAAGGCTGGCCTTAGCTCATAAGACCTTTGCAAATTTTTTTGAGTCAAAGgttttagaaaaagagaacactGATGAATGTTGTCCAGGTGCCCTCAAGGGCCGGAAGGAGAAGAGCAGGCCGCGCCAGAGTTCCTGGCGtgcatttctgaaaaacaaagatgTAGAAGCCCCCAAAAGGCCCGCCGTAGTGAGTCTGGTTCCAGGACCGGAAATCTTGAATCTCCTCAGACCCTCTCCCCCAGGGACCAATAGTCACTGTCAGGAGCAGGCAGAAGACAAGGAAAGCTGTGTGTTTGGAGATCACTGGCCACCCCCACATGCTCCCACACCTTTGTCATCCAGCAATTTGGTCTCTCCAGATAACAGGAGAAAAAGTGAACCAACCATCAAATGCACAAGCCCCCAGGAAAGTGGTAGGTACCTAACTTCAGGTATCTTTCCTGAGAAGTCCTGGCTGATGTCACCCACCAGCCCTTGTGCCCAGCAGACTGGGATCAGCCGCACCCTTCCATCCAGCTCTGCCTGTTGCTTGGCATATGGGAGCCAAGGCATGCCCAGCAAACCCATGAGTCCCAAGCCCCGAAACCCCAGGCCTGGTGCTCATCGGGCAGATTTCCACTACCCAGGCAGGAGCAGTGCTGTCTCCATGGTTTCCCTTGGAAGCTACATGGATGTGGATAACAGCTCAGAGGCTTCTGAAAGGCCCAGGACCCCCAAGGCCCCAGCAAGCCTCCTACTTTCTCTGCAAACACTAGACCAGGATGACCAGAAGGAAGAGAGCAGGAAAAGAGGCTGGCATCACCATGGCCTGAGCACAGCACCCTCACTCATGGACCTTCCTGGGACTGAGGTGAGTTCCCTGTGTTTCGCACCAACCTCTAAATGCAAGAAGCTACATGGTAAATGTTCCAAAGTGAGGGGAGAGGTGAAGCAAGAAGGCCAGTCTGCCTTCTGTGGGGAGGGCACCACTCACACTCCCAGATGGCTCAACCCTAATCAACACAGTGTGTGA